In a single window of the bacterium genome:
- a CDS encoding GlsB/YeaQ/YmgE family stress response membrane protein: MSLLAWIVVGIVAGWLAKTVVPGEGPGGLLGDLLIGVIGAVIGGWIFRTFGHAGVTGLNLWSIVVAAVGAIVLLWLLRMFTGRRPIRTL, from the coding sequence ATGAGTCTTCTGGCGTGGATCGTCGTCGGCATCGTTGCCGGCTGGCTCGCGAAGACGGTCGTCCCCGGAGAGGGGCCGGGGGGCCTGCTCGGCGATCTGCTGATCGGCGTGATCGGCGCGGTGATCGGCGGCTGGATCTTCCGGACCTTCGGACACGCCGGCGTCACCGGGCTGAACCTGTGGTCGATCGTCGTGGCGGCCGTCGGCGCGATCGTCCTGCTGTGGCTCTTGAGGATGTTCACCGGCAGACGGCCGATCCGCACGCTGTAG
- a CDS encoding VWA domain-containing protein, producing MEFTWPVMLWALALLPLSVAWYVLGVRRIRRTTARRFAEAPLFAQIAVRLPAVRRHISMGLYFAALALLLGAAARPVMAVPLPVNRATVILAIDTSGSMAAPDLQPTRLEAARQAALGFLDAFPPGPRVGLVTFSTYATLMVPPTDDRGAIRDALATIKTQEATAIGDGIAVSLRAIPGRASSVPGSSGPAPGQGQPPLGQSPFGQSPFAAPPGQTQPPAATPGPGQSGPSGQPEDMPPAAVILLTDGGQNAGTADPIRMAALAKQLKVKIYTIGLGTPGGGVFQYQGQMVLVPFDPTLLQQVAAITDGKFFISPTAGDLKRIYRELGQTIGWEKRKTEVSALFVAGAGTLMLGGGALSLLWMGRLP from the coding sequence ATGGAGTTTACCTGGCCGGTAATGCTGTGGGCCTTGGCCCTGCTGCCGCTGTCCGTGGCCTGGTACGTCCTCGGCGTGCGCCGGATCCGGCGCACGACCGCGCGGCGTTTTGCGGAAGCGCCGCTTTTTGCGCAGATCGCGGTGCGCCTGCCCGCGGTGCGCCGCCACATCAGCATGGGACTGTACTTCGCGGCGCTCGCGCTGCTGCTCGGCGCCGCCGCGCGCCCTGTCATGGCCGTGCCGCTGCCGGTCAACCGCGCGACGGTAATCCTGGCCATCGACACGAGCGGCAGCATGGCCGCGCCCGATCTGCAGCCGACGCGCCTCGAGGCCGCGCGGCAGGCGGCGCTGGGCTTCCTCGACGCCTTTCCGCCGGGCCCGCGGGTGGGCCTCGTGACGTTCAGCACCTACGCGACGTTGATGGTGCCGCCGACCGACGATCGCGGCGCGATCCGCGACGCGCTCGCGACGATCAAGACGCAGGAAGCCACCGCCATCGGCGACGGCATCGCGGTGTCGCTGCGGGCCATCCCGGGCCGGGCGTCGAGCGTGCCGGGATCGTCCGGACCGGCGCCGGGCCAGGGCCAGCCGCCGCTCGGACAGTCCCCCTTCGGCCAGTCGCCGTTCGCGGCGCCGCCGGGGCAGACGCAGCCGCCGGCCGCGACCCCGGGGCCGGGGCAGTCCGGCCCGTCGGGGCAGCCCGAGGACATGCCGCCCGCCGCGGTCATCTTGTTGACCGACGGCGGACAGAACGCGGGCACCGCCGACCCGATTCGCATGGCGGCGCTCGCCAAACAGCTGAAGGTGAAGATCTACACGATCGGGCTCGGCACGCCCGGCGGCGGCGTCTTCCAATATCAGGGGCAGATGGTGCTGGTGCCGTTTGATCCGACGCTGCTGCAGCAGGTCGCCGCGATCACGGACGGCAAGTTCTTCATCTCGCCCACCGCGGGCGATCTGAAGCGGATCTACCGCGAGCTCGGCCAGACGATCGGGTGGGAGAAGCGGAAGACCGAGGTCTCGGCCCTCTTCGTCGCCGGCGCCGGGACGCTCATGCTGGGCGGCGGCGCGCTGTCGCTCTTGTGGATGGGACGCCTGCCGTGA
- a CDS encoding DUF58 domain-containing protein: MRLPLVRNGPPARPRPQRAAGHLGGPARSSAPAPVVPGTSGPGVETPERILRRLEFKVVRRLDGFLFGDYRGIFYGPSLDLAEVREYQPGDEVRRIDWNVTARMNQLFVRQYREEKELTAWLLVDLSPSMQFGTVRQFKRELAVEFAGVAAYIITRHGDKVGGLVFPTPTGVSFIPPRTGRLHALRVVRDLATVPAMSGGGQTDLGAVLRQLGRLAKRRALVFLISDFHAPAGWERPLAELGRRHEIIAVRIEDPRERELPDVGGVYLHDPETGQQLWIDTSDRRVRQAHRALVAERDAHLTEALTRTGVDLLTLSTGAGLVDDLLRFITLRRRRRWSLPGR, encoded by the coding sequence TCCGCAACGGCCCGCCCGCCCGCCCGCGGCCGCAACGCGCCGCGGGGCACCTCGGCGGCCCGGCCCGCTCATCCGCGCCCGCCCCGGTTGTCCCAGGGACGTCCGGCCCCGGCGTCGAGACCCCGGAGCGCATTCTCCGCCGGCTCGAGTTCAAGGTCGTGCGCCGGCTCGACGGCTTCCTCTTCGGCGACTACCGCGGCATCTTCTACGGGCCGAGCCTCGACCTCGCCGAGGTGCGTGAGTACCAGCCGGGTGACGAGGTCCGCCGGATCGACTGGAACGTGACCGCCCGGATGAACCAGCTGTTCGTGCGGCAGTACCGCGAAGAAAAAGAGCTGACCGCGTGGCTGCTCGTCGATCTGTCGCCTTCGATGCAGTTCGGGACGGTGCGGCAGTTCAAGCGGGAGCTGGCCGTGGAATTCGCCGGCGTCGCCGCCTACATCATCACGCGCCACGGCGACAAGGTGGGCGGCCTCGTGTTTCCGACCCCGACGGGCGTCAGCTTCATTCCGCCCCGCACCGGCCGGCTGCACGCGTTGCGCGTCGTGCGCGATCTCGCCACGGTTCCGGCGATGAGCGGCGGCGGGCAGACGGACCTCGGCGCGGTGCTGCGGCAGCTCGGGCGTCTCGCGAAGCGCCGTGCGCTCGTCTTTCTGATCTCCGATTTCCACGCGCCCGCGGGGTGGGAGCGGCCGCTCGCGGAGCTCGGCCGGCGCCATGAGATCATCGCCGTGCGGATCGAAGATCCGCGGGAGCGCGAGCTGCCGGACGTCGGCGGCGTTTATCTGCACGACCCGGAGACCGGGCAGCAGCTCTGGATCGACACGTCGGACCGGCGCGTGCGGCAGGCGCACCGCGCGCTCGTGGCCGAGCGGGACGCGCATCTCACCGAGGCGTTGACCAGGACCGGGGTCGACCTCCTCACCCTGTCGACCGGGGCGGGCCTCGTCGACGATCTGCTGCGGTTCATCACCCTTCGAAGGCGGCGGCGATGGAGTTTACCTGGCCGGTAA
- a CDS encoding UDP-glucuronic acid decarboxylase family protein produces the protein MKVVITGGAGFVGSHLCERLLADGANVLCLDNLLTGRRENIAHLTSPRFEFRHHDVTTPVEIAGPVDFILHFASAASPVDYLAHPIQTLKAGALGSWITLGLARAKGARFLLASTSEVYGDPAVSPQPETYWGHVNPVGPRGCYDEAKRFAEAMTMAYHRSHGVNTGIVRIFNTYGPRNRPDDGRAVPAFITQAIRGEPLTIHGDGTQTRSFCYVSDLVDGIVRLMRSEVHDPVNIGNPEEIRVLDLARLVLDITGSRSAIVHRPRPEDDPSRRCPDTTRARTLLGWEPRVPLRDGLIRTWEWFASCRSARTGV, from the coding sequence ATGAAGGTCGTCATCACCGGCGGCGCCGGGTTTGTCGGATCGCACCTATGCGAGCGTCTGCTCGCCGACGGCGCGAACGTCCTGTGCCTCGACAACCTGCTCACCGGGCGCCGCGAGAACATCGCGCACCTTACGAGTCCGCGCTTCGAGTTCCGTCACCACGACGTCACGACGCCGGTCGAGATCGCGGGCCCGGTCGACTTTATCCTGCACTTCGCGAGCGCGGCCAGCCCCGTCGACTACTTGGCCCATCCGATTCAAACCCTGAAGGCTGGAGCGCTCGGCAGCTGGATCACGCTCGGCCTCGCGCGGGCGAAGGGCGCGCGGTTTCTCCTGGCGTCCACCTCGGAGGTCTACGGCGATCCGGCGGTGTCGCCCCAGCCGGAGACGTACTGGGGGCACGTCAACCCGGTCGGGCCGCGCGGCTGCTACGACGAGGCGAAGCGGTTCGCCGAGGCCATGACGATGGCGTACCATCGGTCCCACGGCGTCAATACCGGGATCGTCCGCATCTTCAACACCTACGGACCGCGGAATAGGCCGGACGACGGCCGCGCGGTGCCGGCGTTCATCACGCAGGCGATCCGCGGCGAGCCGCTCACCATCCACGGCGACGGCACACAGACCCGCAGCTTTTGCTACGTGTCCGATCTCGTCGACGGGATCGTGCGGCTCATGCGCTCAGAGGTTCACGATCCGGTGAACATCGGCAACCCGGAGGAGATCCGCGTCCTCGATCTGGCGCGGCTCGTGCTCGACATCACCGGGAGCCGCAGCGCGATCGTCCACCGCCCTCGGCCGGAAGACGATCCCTCCCGGCGGTGCCCGGACACGACGCGGGCGCGCACGCTGCTTGGTTGGGAGCCCCGCGTGCCGCTCCGCGACGGGCTCATACGGACGTGGGAGTGGTTCGCGAGTTGTCGGTCCGCCCGGACCGGGGTATGA
- a CDS encoding VWA domain-containing protein — MSFLWPRLLWLYAIVPVLVLTYVWILRRPARERVQYPTLDLARIAAAAGGRWRRHVAAVLYLLTLCAVIFTVARPVAPVPVPDNRAVVMLSIDVSRSMMARDVVPTRLDAAKKAALEFVHNLPRGAKVGLVSFSSYATLITPPTDDHDRVVQAINSLNLEFATAIGDGLLEAVYALPGRPRPPASLLPGLPPPPPPDADRLPPATVVLLSDGQSNRGTPPEDAATVARQLHVRVYTIGLGSPEGTFLELGGRGIFVRLDEETLKQIAEVTGGAYWRVSSAAELSRVYSRLGRVIGWRRTPVEVSGLAAVGVAALFLSTVATSLFWMHRLG; from the coding sequence GTGAGCTTCCTCTGGCCGCGCCTGCTGTGGCTGTACGCGATCGTGCCCGTGCTGGTGCTGACCTATGTCTGGATCCTGCGCCGTCCGGCGCGGGAGCGCGTTCAGTACCCGACCCTGGATCTCGCGCGCATCGCCGCGGCCGCGGGCGGACGGTGGCGCCGCCACGTCGCGGCGGTCCTGTACCTCCTCACGCTCTGCGCGGTGATCTTCACCGTGGCGCGGCCGGTCGCGCCGGTCCCAGTGCCCGACAACCGCGCCGTGGTGATGCTGAGCATCGACGTAAGCCGCAGCATGATGGCGCGCGACGTCGTGCCGACCCGGCTGGACGCCGCGAAAAAGGCGGCGCTCGAGTTTGTGCACAACCTGCCGCGCGGCGCGAAAGTCGGCTTGGTCTCGTTCAGCAGCTATGCGACTCTGATCACGCCGCCCACGGACGATCACGACCGGGTCGTCCAGGCGATCAACAGCCTGAACTTGGAATTCGCGACGGCGATCGGCGACGGATTGCTCGAGGCGGTGTACGCGCTGCCCGGCCGGCCGCGGCCCCCGGCCAGCCTGCTGCCCGGGCTCCCGCCGCCTCCGCCGCCCGACGCGGACCGCCTGCCGCCGGCGACCGTCGTGCTGCTGAGCGACGGCCAAAGCAACCGGGGCACGCCGCCCGAAGACGCGGCCACGGTCGCGCGGCAGCTGCACGTGCGGGTCTACACGATCGGCCTCGGGTCGCCCGAGGGAACGTTCCTCGAGCTCGGCGGCCGCGGCATTTTCGTCCGGCTCGACGAGGAGACGCTCAAGCAGATCGCGGAGGTCACCGGCGGCGCCTACTGGCGCGTCTCCTCCGCGGCCGAACTGAGCCGCGTGTACTCACGACTCGGCCGTGTGATCGGCTGGCGGCGCACGCCCGTGGAAGTCAGCGGCCTCGCCGCGGTCGGGGTCGCCGCGCTCTTCCTCAGCACCGTCGCGACGTCGCTCTTCTGGATGCACCGTCTGGGGTAG